The genomic interval GCCTTGCGCGGCGTGAAGCGGACAAGCCAGTGTTTATCGTCGTACTTGTCGAGCCGCCCATCGATCCAGCCGTGGCAGAGCGCAGCGTCGATTGCCTCGCGCTTCGTCACGCTGGCGATGCCCGATCCCGCCTTGGCGAACTTGATCCAGAGCCCAGGAGAGTTTGCAGGCTGCGCCTCAAGCCAGCGCTCCAAGGCTGCCGCATCGGCAAAAGCAATGACCGGTAGGCCGCAGTGATCTTCGGCCATCGGACGCTCTCCCTTTGAAATTTGAACACGACGCTTTTCGAAATGCATAGTTCAATATGAGCGACAAATTTCTGGCATGTCCGGCTCTATCGAACATTTTTTCATTCGCAATAAGCCAGCGGCTGCTTTCGAAGAATCCCTCCCCATAGCAGGCCGGCCGCAATCGTTGAGAGTTTCGGACGCCGCCAGGCGTCGGAAAGTCTTCGATGCCCGAACCGCGGTGGTCATGGTGCGAGCTATGGGGAAAGCTGTTTTGCGCTGATGTTGGGATAGCCAGGCGCTGCCCAAAAGCAGACGTGCGCGATATCGGACCGTCTGGATATGGGTCGCAAAAGCGGACATGCAAAAGCAGACGGGCTGATTTTGGTGGTGTGATGTCTGCTTTTGGGCAGCGTCGGCTTGAGCGGGTCCGCTTCCAGGCGCGGGTGTGCGCTGGATCGTGTCGGTGCCAGGCCGTGCCGGGTCACGGCGCAGGTGCCCCGGATGAGACCGCAAGCTGGGGCGGCGCGCGGGGCTGGTAGCGGCGCTCGAAGACCTCGATGATGATCATGGTACCGCCGCAGCACGGGCAGGTTGGCCCGGGCCCTGCATCGACGACGGGCTCGTCGGTCGGCGGAGGTGCGACATCGAGCAGGCGGCGGGCGCGTTCGAGATGATCCTTGCGGTGTGCGCTGGCGAGAAGGCCATAGTGGCGGATGCGGTGGAACCCGCGCGGCAGGGCGTGGAGAAGAAAGCGGCGGATGAACTCGTCGGCGGCGAGGGTCATGACCTGCTGCCGTCCGGCGCCGGCCTTGCGGTAATCCTTGTAGCGGAAGGTGACGCCTTCCTCGTCGAACCGGAGGAGCCGACTGTTCGATATGGCGACCCGGTGGGTGTAGCGGGAGAGATAAGCGAGCACCGCCTCAGGGCCAGCGAACGGCGGCTTGGCGTAGACGACCCAGCGCTTCTTCCTGACGGGTGAGAGGTGCCGCAGGAACGCGCGCCGCTCGGCAAGCTGCGACATGGTGCCGAAGAAGGCGAGCTGCCCGCGGTCATGGAGGGCGCGCAGCCGGGTGAGGAAAAGCCGGCGGAAGAGCGCGCCGAGCACGCGAACCGGGAGCAGGAAGGCGGGGCGTGCCGATATCCAGCGCGTTCCATCGCGCGATAGGCCGCCGCCGGGTACGATCATGTGGATGTGGGGATGGTGGGTCAGCGCCGAGCCCCAGGTGTGGAGGACGGCGGTGATGCCGATCCGGGCGCCGAGGTGCTTCGGGTCGGCGGCGATGGTCAGCATCGTATCGGCGGCGGCCTTGAACAGCAGATCGTAGACCAGCGCCTTGTTGTGGAAGGCGATGGCGGCGACCTCGGCAGGCAGGGTGAACACGACATGGAAGTAACCGACCGGGAGCAGGTCGGCCTCGCGCGCTTCGAGCCAGCTGCGCGCGGCGGCGCCCTGGCACCTGGGGCAGTGCCGGTTGCGGCAGCTGTTATAGGCGATCCGCCAGTGCCCGCAGTCGGTACAGGCCTCGACATGACCACCGAGCGCGGCGGTGCGGCAATGCTCGATCGCCGACATGATCTTGAGCTGGTGCAGGCTGAGATGCCCGGCATGGGCGGCGCGGTAGGTTGGCCCGGCAGCGCGGAAGACGTCGGCGACCTCGAGTGAGGCGCGCATCGGCCTCAGCCGTCGGGCGCTTCCTCGCTGGGCGATGCGAGCGCGAGCCTGTCGAGCGGACTGACGATCGACCGCACCGTCTTGGTCGCCACCTGGGTGTAAAAGGCGGTGGTGCCCAGCTTGGCGTGACCGAGCAGCGCCTGGATGACGCGGATATCGACACCGTCCTCAAGCAGGTGGGTGGCGAAGCTGTGGCGCAGGGTATGCGGTCCGACGCGCTTGTCGATGTCCGCCGCCTCCGCGGCTTCGACGACGACGCGGTAGAGCTGCCGCGTGCTGATCGGCGCCGCGGCGCTCTGTCCGGGAAAGAGCCAGCCGTCGGGGACAAGGATGCCCTGTTGCCGCCCAGCGCGCCACCAGTCGCGCAGGAGCAGGAGCAGGCCTTCGGGAAGCATGGCGTTGCGGTAGCGCCCGCCTTTGCCGCGCTCGATCCGAAGCAGCATGCGCTTGCTGTCGATATCGCTGACCTTGAGCGCCGACACCTCGGCGACGCGTAGGCCCGCGCCATAGGCGACCGACAGCGCAGCCTGGTGCTTGAGGCTGCGGGTCGCATCGAGCAGGCGCTTTACCTCGGCCATCGTCAGCACGACCGGGATCTTGCGTACCTGCCTGGTGCGGACGAGCTTGCGCGCGAGGTCGGGGCGGTCGAGCGTGTGCGTGAAGAAGAACCTCAGCGCGCCGACGATGCTGTTCATGGTCGGCGCCGGGACGCCCGCCTGCTGCTGCTCGATCTGGAACCGCCGAATGTCCTCGGCGCCTGCGGTGTGCGGCGAGCGTCCGAGCCAGGTCGCGAACCGCCCCACATCGCGAAGATAATTACGCTGCGTCTCCTTCGAGAAGCGGCGCATGGTCATGTCGTCGATCAGGCGCTGGCGCAGCGGGCTGATCGGGCCAATCTGGATAAGCTCGTTCATCGTTCGACTCCTCAGGTGAAGGAGTCGAGAGGGTCCACCTGCGGCAGCCCACGTTCAATCAGGTGCGGCGCTCGCTCGGCCGCTTTACATCGAGGCTAGCACCAATCCGCGGAGCGGTTCGTGCATCGGCCAGGTCCAGCGGAATGCGGATCAAGTACGACAAGGCCAACAAAATGCTCCAGCGCCGTTTGAGGATGGCCGACGTTTGTCCGTCGCTGCATGGCGATCCGTGGCCAAATACGGCGAATACCCCTCTCAGAACGCATAATTCCTGCCTTGCCAGCCGATAGTCTGCGGTCACATGAAAGGGAGCTGTATGTTCAATCAATCGCGTCGCCAATTCGTCACCTCAACGGCCGCAGCAGGGATGTCGCTTTTGGCGAGGCCCGCACTTGCAGCAACGCAATCCGAGTGGCGGGATGCGACCGACCTGGCCGAGCGCATCGACAAGGGAGACCTGTCAGCAAAAGAGGCGGTCGAGCATGCGATCCGAATGGCAGAAGCGGCGCAGCCAAAGCTGAACTTTCTGACCGTCTCCGATTTTGAACGCGCGATGGACAAGGTTCGAATTGGGCGTCCTACAGGGCCGTTCGGAGGAGTTCCTTTCCTTGTCAAGGATCAGCTATCCTATATCGGCCTGCCGACACGGGCCGGTTCCCGCTCGCGTCAGGGCAGCCCGCCGCTTGCCCGGCAAAGCGTCTATACCGATGCCTTCGACCGCGCCGGTCTGGTCGTGCTCGGCAAGACCGCCATGCCTGAATTCGGTTTCTTGCCCACGACCGAACCTGTTGCATCGGGAGTCACGCGCAACCCTTGGGATACTGGGCGCTCAGCAGGTGGATCATCGGGCGGAGCGGCGGCGGCTGTAGCGGCCGGGATCGTGCCTGTTGCCCATGGCAGCGATGGCGGCGGGTCGCTTCGTATCCCCGGATCTTGCTGCGGGCTTTTCGCGCTCAAGCCGTCGCGGGGCCGAATGCTCGGAACGCGCAAAGACATCGACGCGACGAGTCTCAGCGCCGACCATGTCCTGACCCGCAGTGTCAGGGATTCCGCGGCGATGTTCGCGCTGACGGAAGACAGTGGCGAGGGCGCCCGTTTCGCGCCCGTCGGATTGATCAAGGAGCCTCTTGACCGCCGGTTGCGGATCGGTCTTGTCGTCAACACATTCGACGGGTCCGAGCCGGAGCGAGATGTTCGCAGGGCGGTGCTCGGCACCGCCAAGCTGCTGACGGATCTCGGGCACGAAGTTGTTCCGACGAAGTGGCCCATCGGCGAGAAATTCTTTCAGGATTTCCTGCTGTTCTGGTCGTCGGGCGCCGCTGCCGTTGCGGCACAGGCGAAAAAGACCCAGCCCGACCGGAAGCTCGAGGATCTCTTCGAACCATTTACCTTGGGCCTGGCGGAGCTGTTCGCAAATACGTCCGAGCAGAGCCTCGGTCAGGCAGTGACGGGGCTGAAGGAGGCCGCATCGGCATACGATCCCTGGTTTGCTTCGTCGAAGCTCGATGCCGTGCTGTCGCCGGTGGTTTTCACGCCGCCGCCACCGCTCGGCTATCTTTCGGGGAGCCAGCCGATGGACATCTTGATGGAGCGGTTGATCCGCTATGCCGGCTACACGCCGTATCACAATGTGGCGGGAGGCCCAGCGATGAGCGTTCCTCTCCACTGGACCCGC from uncultured Sphingopyxis sp. carries:
- a CDS encoding amidase, yielding MFNQSRRQFVTSTAAAGMSLLARPALAATQSEWRDATDLAERIDKGDLSAKEAVEHAIRMAEAAQPKLNFLTVSDFERAMDKVRIGRPTGPFGGVPFLVKDQLSYIGLPTRAGSRSRQGSPPLARQSVYTDAFDRAGLVVLGKTAMPEFGFLPTTEPVASGVTRNPWDTGRSAGGSSGGAAAAVAAGIVPVAHGSDGGGSLRIPGSCCGLFALKPSRGRMLGTRKDIDATSLSADHVLTRSVRDSAAMFALTEDSGEGARFAPVGLIKEPLDRRLRIGLVVNTFDGSEPERDVRRAVLGTAKLLTDLGHEVVPTKWPIGEKFFQDFLLFWSSGAAAVAAQAKKTQPDRKLEDLFEPFTLGLAELFANTSEQSLGQAVTGLKEAASAYDPWFASSKLDAVLSPVVFTPPPPLGYLSGSQPMDILMERLIRYAGYTPYHNVAGGPAMSVPLHWTREGLPIGSQICAPTGQEGLLFGLALQLEQARPWAQRHPDQWFA
- a CDS encoding IS91 family transposase is translated as MRASLEVADVFRAAGPTYRAAHAGHLSLHQLKIMSAIEHCRTAALGGHVEACTDCGHWRIAYNSCRNRHCPRCQGAAARSWLEAREADLLPVGYFHVVFTLPAEVAAIAFHNKALVYDLLFKAAADTMLTIAADPKHLGARIGITAVLHTWGSALTHHPHIHMIVPGGGLSRDGTRWISARPAFLLPVRVLGALFRRLFLTRLRALHDRGQLAFFGTMSQLAERRAFLRHLSPVRKKRWVVYAKPPFAGPEAVLAYLSRYTHRVAISNSRLLRFDEEGVTFRYKDYRKAGAGRQQVMTLAADEFIRRFLLHALPRGFHRIRHYGLLASAHRKDHLERARRLLDVAPPPTDEPVVDAGPGPTCPCCGGTMIIIEVFERRYQPRAPPQLAVSSGAPAP
- a CDS encoding site-specific integrase, which gives rise to MNELIQIGPISPLRQRLIDDMTMRRFSKETQRNYLRDVGRFATWLGRSPHTAGAEDIRRFQIEQQQAGVPAPTMNSIVGALRFFFTHTLDRPDLARKLVRTRQVRKIPVVLTMAEVKRLLDATRSLKHQAALSVAYGAGLRVAEVSALKVSDIDSKRMLLRIERGKGGRYRNAMLPEGLLLLLRDWWRAGRQQGILVPDGWLFPGQSAAAPISTRQLYRVVVEAAEAADIDKRVGPHTLRHSFATHLLEDGVDIRVIQALLGHAKLGTTAFYTQVATKTVRSIVSPLDRLALASPSEEAPDG